A genomic region of Lytechinus pictus isolate F3 Inbred chromosome 2, Lp3.0, whole genome shotgun sequence contains the following coding sequences:
- the LOC129260174 gene encoding uncharacterized protein LOC129260174 isoform X3 yields the protein MPTRCIVAGCSNTTKENVSLHRFPRDPSLRKVWTSKVKLTRANWAGPSDTSVICSVHFAETDFEEPGLWTEFGLKKQRRLKATAIPNIRSSSYEEPKRKQRESVEKRKKIRMLDELLSLGNPESTHDDDDDSDDDDSDNDGVDDINMPGPSWATDADVAPMQSPPSPTSKQPHSPGYKPDESSSSDEESSPRKAKKKRRGRKPGEQFVARSRVLPHEERKYIVFESNLMQLFKCCQKCSSGNVITTKTVIGTFLRVTCECVTCNNLSKWDSQPRYGSAPAGNILLSASTLFAGGSPSKTLRILNFLRVECISERTFFRHQRGILQPVVEKVWKSQQDTILEKLRARGAPLVIGGDGRADSPGHSAKYGAYTGIELCVKKIVDIQLVQSNEVKNSSHMELEGYKRLHQKLTNEDLTIGRLVTDRHRQLAKYVRETSPGIVHVHDVWHVAKGVTKKVHGLSKKKGCDVMGDWEQSVNNHMYWVASSTPEEEPELREAKWTSLANHIQNVHEGHSDVFPRCLHGDLDAGRRKRWLKPGTMVSEKFETIITSKTLIKDVKKMSNVEQTSYVESFHALINQFAPKMKAYKYHGMICRLHLAAIHFNTNIERPQATTRAGKKCYKLKKPKYKPGKAIVSAFKGPQDYGYVAELLSEVAKRSKDYKGKRDRKNSPPPLTSRFTYPSKDEVIKRHKSRFNLPKE from the exons ATGCCAACCAGATGTATCGTTGCTGGATGTTCTAATACTACTAAAGAAAACGTTAGTTTGCACCGATTTCCAAGAGACCCCAGTCTTCGTAAAGTTTGGACTTCGAAAGTAAAACTTACTCGAGCTAACTGGGCAGGCCCCTCGGACACTAGTGTCATTTGCAGTGTACACTTTGCGGAGACCGATTTCGAAGAACCAGGATTGTGGACAGAATTTGGACTAAAAAAACAAAGGCGGTTGAAAGCAACGGCAATTCCTAACATCAGGAGCAGTTCTTATGAAGAACCGAAAAGGAAGCAGAGAGAATCAgtggagaaaaggaagaaaatacgG ATGCTAGATGAACTGCTTAGCCTTGGAAATCCTGAAAGTactcatgatgatgatgatgacagtgatgatgatgatagtgataatgatggggTTGATGACATCAATATGCCAGGACCAAGCTGGGCTACAGATGCCGATGTAGCACCCATGCAG AGTCCACCATCACCTACGTCGAAACAGCCCCATTCACCTGGATACAAACCAGATGAAAGTTCATCTTCAGATGAAGAGAGCTCACCAAGAAAGGCGAAGAAGAAAAG GCGAGGTCGTAAGCCGGGCGAGCAGTTTGTTGCCAGATCGAGAGTGTTGCCCCATGAAGAGCGAAAATATATTGTATTCGAATCTAACCTAATGCAGCTTTTCAAATGCTGCCAGAAATGTTCGTCCGGAAATGTGATTACAACAAAAACTGTAATAGGAACATTCCTCAGGGTAACCTGTGAGTGTGTGACATGTAACAACTTATCCAAGTGGGATAGTCAGCCTCGTTATGGGTCCGCTCCAGCCGGGAACATTCTTCTTTCAGCTTCAACTCTATTTGCCGGAGGGAGTCCATCCAAAACTCTCAGAATCCTGAACTTTCTTAGAGTTGAATGTATTAGTGAAAGAACATTTTTCAGGCACCAGAGAGGAATTCTTCAGCCTGTAGTTGAGAAGGTTTGGAAATCGCAACAAGACACCATCTTGGAGAAGTTACGGGCCAGAGGGGCTCCGCTTGTTATAGGGGGCGATGGACGAGCTGACAGCCCTGGGCATTCAGCCAAGTACGGAGCGTATACTGGGATTGAGCTCTGCGTCAAAAAGATAGTGGATATACAGCTAGTGcag tCAAATGAAGTGAAGAATAGTTCCCACATGGAACTAGAGGGGTACAAAAGGCTACATCAGAAGCTGACAAATGAAGATTTGACAATAGGAAGGTTAGTGACGGATCGGCATCGCCAGCTGGCAAAGTACGTCCGGGAAACATCACCTGGTATCGTCCATGTCCATGATGTATGGCATGTGGCCAAAG GTGTCACAAAGAAAGTCCATGGGCTGTCCAAGAAGAAAGGATGTGATGTGATGGGTGACTGGGAGCAAAGTGTGAACAACCACATGTATTGGGTTGCCTCGTCAACACCAGAAGAAGAACCTGAGCTACGTGAGGCCAAATGGACTTCCTTGGCTAACCACATTCAGAATGTCCATGAAGGACATAGTGATGTGTTTCCCCGTTGTCTCCATGGTGACCTTGATGCAGGCAGGCGTAAGAGATGGCTAAAGCCAG GTACCATGGTTTCTGAGAAGTTTGAAACAATCATTACTAGCAAAACATTGATCAAAGATGTGAAGAAGATGTCCAATGTGGAGCAAACATCTTATGTAGAGTCATTTCATGCTCTCATCAACCAATTTGCACCAAAGATGAAGGCTTACAAATATCATGGTATGATTTGCAG ATTACACCTTGCTGCTATTCATTTCAACACCAACATTGAACGCCCACAAGCAACAACGAGAGCTGGTAAAAAATGCTACAAACTTAAGAAGCCTAAATACAAACCTGGCAAGGCAATTGTAAGTGCCTTCAAGGGACCACAGGACTATG GCTATGTAGCTGAGCTTCTGAGTGAAGTAGCAAAGAGATCGAAAGACTACAAGGGGAAACGAGACAGAAAGAACTCTCCACCACCACTTACCAGCAGATTCACCTACCCAAGCAAGGATGAAGTTATCAAGCGACACAAGAGTCGGTTTAATCTCCCGAAGGAATGA
- the LOC129260174 gene encoding uncharacterized protein LOC129260174 isoform X2, producing the protein MPTRCIVAGCSNTTKENVSLHRFPRDPSLRKVWTSKVKLTRANWAGPSDTSVICSVHFAETDFEEPGLWTEFGLKKQRRLKATAIPNIRSSSYEEPKRKQRESVEKRKKIRMLDELLSLGNPESTHDDDDDSDDDDSDNDGVDDINMPGPSWATDADVAPMQVEDVIPSSRRPATTCRSVGIQTKLKVPTRVKGVQMKPRTKTMGVYVCTLEAEQMVPIITSRGTSYDPKDGKVKERKADSPPSPDESSSSSDSPSPSPESPPSPTSKQPHSPGYKPDESSSSDEESSPRKAKKKRRGRKPGEQFVARSRVLPHEERKYIVFESNLMQLFKCCQKCSSGNVITTKTVIGTFLRVTCECVTCNNLSKWDSQPRYGSAPAGNILLSASTLFAGGSPSKTLRILNFLRVECISERTFFRHQRGILQPVVEKVWKSQQDTILEKLRARGAPLVIGGDGRADSPGHSAKYGAYTGIELCVKKIVDIQLVQSNEVKNSSHMELEGYKRLHQKLTNEDLTIGRLVTDRHRQLAKYVRETSPGIVHVHDVWHVAKGVTKKVHGLSKKKGCDVMGDWEQSVNNHMYWVASSTPEEEPELREAKWTSLANHIQNVHEGHSDVFPRCLHGDLDAGRRKRWLKPGTMVSEKFETIITSKTLIKDVKKMSNVEQTSYVESFHALINQFAPKMKAYKYHDYTLLLFISTPTLNAHKQQRELVKNATNLRSLNTNLARQL; encoded by the exons ATGCCAACCAGATGTATCGTTGCTGGATGTTCTAATACTACTAAAGAAAACGTTAGTTTGCACCGATTTCCAAGAGACCCCAGTCTTCGTAAAGTTTGGACTTCGAAAGTAAAACTTACTCGAGCTAACTGGGCAGGCCCCTCGGACACTAGTGTCATTTGCAGTGTACACTTTGCGGAGACCGATTTCGAAGAACCAGGATTGTGGACAGAATTTGGACTAAAAAAACAAAGGCGGTTGAAAGCAACGGCAATTCCTAACATCAGGAGCAGTTCTTATGAAGAACCGAAAAGGAAGCAGAGAGAATCAgtggagaaaaggaagaaaatacgG ATGCTAGATGAACTGCTTAGCCTTGGAAATCCTGAAAGTactcatgatgatgatgatgacagtgatgatgatgatagtgataatgatggggTTGATGACATCAATATGCCAGGACCAAGCTGGGCTACAGATGCCGATGTAGCACCCATGCAG GTAGAAGATGTTATTCCATCATCTCGTCGCCCAGCTACTACCTGTAGATCTGTAGGTATCCAGACAAAACTGAAAGTTCCGACCAGAGTGAAAG gAGTTCAAATGAAACCACGCACAAAAACAATGGGTGTGTATGTCTGCACACTCGAGGCAGAGCAGATGGTGCCCATAATAACATCGAGGGGGACCAGTTACGACCCAAAAGACGGgaaggtaaaagaaagaaaagcagaCAGCCCACCTTCACCTGATGAGAGCTCATCATCAAGTGACAGCCCATCACCATCACCTGAGAGTCCACCATCACCTACGTCGAAACAGCCCCATTCACCTGGATACAAACCAGATGAAAGTTCATCTTCAGATGAAGAGAGCTCACCAAGAAAGGCGAAGAAGAAAAG GCGAGGTCGTAAGCCGGGCGAGCAGTTTGTTGCCAGATCGAGAGTGTTGCCCCATGAAGAGCGAAAATATATTGTATTCGAATCTAACCTAATGCAGCTTTTCAAATGCTGCCAGAAATGTTCGTCCGGAAATGTGATTACAACAAAAACTGTAATAGGAACATTCCTCAGGGTAACCTGTGAGTGTGTGACATGTAACAACTTATCCAAGTGGGATAGTCAGCCTCGTTATGGGTCCGCTCCAGCCGGGAACATTCTTCTTTCAGCTTCAACTCTATTTGCCGGAGGGAGTCCATCCAAAACTCTCAGAATCCTGAACTTTCTTAGAGTTGAATGTATTAGTGAAAGAACATTTTTCAGGCACCAGAGAGGAATTCTTCAGCCTGTAGTTGAGAAGGTTTGGAAATCGCAACAAGACACCATCTTGGAGAAGTTACGGGCCAGAGGGGCTCCGCTTGTTATAGGGGGCGATGGACGAGCTGACAGCCCTGGGCATTCAGCCAAGTACGGAGCGTATACTGGGATTGAGCTCTGCGTCAAAAAGATAGTGGATATACAGCTAGTGcag tCAAATGAAGTGAAGAATAGTTCCCACATGGAACTAGAGGGGTACAAAAGGCTACATCAGAAGCTGACAAATGAAGATTTGACAATAGGAAGGTTAGTGACGGATCGGCATCGCCAGCTGGCAAAGTACGTCCGGGAAACATCACCTGGTATCGTCCATGTCCATGATGTATGGCATGTGGCCAAAG GTGTCACAAAGAAAGTCCATGGGCTGTCCAAGAAGAAAGGATGTGATGTGATGGGTGACTGGGAGCAAAGTGTGAACAACCACATGTATTGGGTTGCCTCGTCAACACCAGAAGAAGAACCTGAGCTACGTGAGGCCAAATGGACTTCCTTGGCTAACCACATTCAGAATGTCCATGAAGGACATAGTGATGTGTTTCCCCGTTGTCTCCATGGTGACCTTGATGCAGGCAGGCGTAAGAGATGGCTAAAGCCAG GTACCATGGTTTCTGAGAAGTTTGAAACAATCATTACTAGCAAAACATTGATCAAAGATGTGAAGAAGATGTCCAATGTGGAGCAAACATCTTATGTAGAGTCATTTCATGCTCTCATCAACCAATTTGCACCAAAGATGAAGGCTTACAAATATCATG ATTACACCTTGCTGCTATTCATTTCAACACCAACATTGAACGCCCACAAGCAACAACGAGAGCTGGTAAAAAATGCTACAAACTTAAGAAGCCTAAATACAAACCTGGCAAGGCAATTGTAA
- the LOC129260174 gene encoding uncharacterized protein LOC129260174 isoform X1 — MPTRCIVAGCSNTTKENVSLHRFPRDPSLRKVWTSKVKLTRANWAGPSDTSVICSVHFAETDFEEPGLWTEFGLKKQRRLKATAIPNIRSSSYEEPKRKQRESVEKRKKIRMLDELLSLGNPESTHDDDDDSDDDDSDNDGVDDINMPGPSWATDADVAPMQVEDVIPSSRRPATTCRSVGIQTKLKVPTRVKGVQMKPRTKTMGVYVCTLEAEQMVPIITSRGTSYDPKDGKVKERKADSPPSPDESSSSSDSPSPSPESPPSPTSKQPHSPGYKPDESSSSDEESSPRKAKKKRRGRKPGEQFVARSRVLPHEERKYIVFESNLMQLFKCCQKCSSGNVITTKTVIGTFLRVTCECVTCNNLSKWDSQPRYGSAPAGNILLSASTLFAGGSPSKTLRILNFLRVECISERTFFRHQRGILQPVVEKVWKSQQDTILEKLRARGAPLVIGGDGRADSPGHSAKYGAYTGIELCVKKIVDIQLVQSNEVKNSSHMELEGYKRLHQKLTNEDLTIGRLVTDRHRQLAKYVRETSPGIVHVHDVWHVAKGVTKKVHGLSKKKGCDVMGDWEQSVNNHMYWVASSTPEEEPELREAKWTSLANHIQNVHEGHSDVFPRCLHGDLDAGRRKRWLKPGTMVSEKFETIITSKTLIKDVKKMSNVEQTSYVESFHALINQFAPKMKAYKYHGMICRLHLAAIHFNTNIERPQATTRAGKKCYKLKKPKYKPGKAIVSAFKGPQDYGYVAELLSEVAKRSKDYKGKRDRKNSPPPLTSRFTYPSKDEVIKRHKSRFNLPKE, encoded by the exons ATGCCAACCAGATGTATCGTTGCTGGATGTTCTAATACTACTAAAGAAAACGTTAGTTTGCACCGATTTCCAAGAGACCCCAGTCTTCGTAAAGTTTGGACTTCGAAAGTAAAACTTACTCGAGCTAACTGGGCAGGCCCCTCGGACACTAGTGTCATTTGCAGTGTACACTTTGCGGAGACCGATTTCGAAGAACCAGGATTGTGGACAGAATTTGGACTAAAAAAACAAAGGCGGTTGAAAGCAACGGCAATTCCTAACATCAGGAGCAGTTCTTATGAAGAACCGAAAAGGAAGCAGAGAGAATCAgtggagaaaaggaagaaaatacgG ATGCTAGATGAACTGCTTAGCCTTGGAAATCCTGAAAGTactcatgatgatgatgatgacagtgatgatgatgatagtgataatgatggggTTGATGACATCAATATGCCAGGACCAAGCTGGGCTACAGATGCCGATGTAGCACCCATGCAG GTAGAAGATGTTATTCCATCATCTCGTCGCCCAGCTACTACCTGTAGATCTGTAGGTATCCAGACAAAACTGAAAGTTCCGACCAGAGTGAAAG gAGTTCAAATGAAACCACGCACAAAAACAATGGGTGTGTATGTCTGCACACTCGAGGCAGAGCAGATGGTGCCCATAATAACATCGAGGGGGACCAGTTACGACCCAAAAGACGGgaaggtaaaagaaagaaaagcagaCAGCCCACCTTCACCTGATGAGAGCTCATCATCAAGTGACAGCCCATCACCATCACCTGAGAGTCCACCATCACCTACGTCGAAACAGCCCCATTCACCTGGATACAAACCAGATGAAAGTTCATCTTCAGATGAAGAGAGCTCACCAAGAAAGGCGAAGAAGAAAAG GCGAGGTCGTAAGCCGGGCGAGCAGTTTGTTGCCAGATCGAGAGTGTTGCCCCATGAAGAGCGAAAATATATTGTATTCGAATCTAACCTAATGCAGCTTTTCAAATGCTGCCAGAAATGTTCGTCCGGAAATGTGATTACAACAAAAACTGTAATAGGAACATTCCTCAGGGTAACCTGTGAGTGTGTGACATGTAACAACTTATCCAAGTGGGATAGTCAGCCTCGTTATGGGTCCGCTCCAGCCGGGAACATTCTTCTTTCAGCTTCAACTCTATTTGCCGGAGGGAGTCCATCCAAAACTCTCAGAATCCTGAACTTTCTTAGAGTTGAATGTATTAGTGAAAGAACATTTTTCAGGCACCAGAGAGGAATTCTTCAGCCTGTAGTTGAGAAGGTTTGGAAATCGCAACAAGACACCATCTTGGAGAAGTTACGGGCCAGAGGGGCTCCGCTTGTTATAGGGGGCGATGGACGAGCTGACAGCCCTGGGCATTCAGCCAAGTACGGAGCGTATACTGGGATTGAGCTCTGCGTCAAAAAGATAGTGGATATACAGCTAGTGcag tCAAATGAAGTGAAGAATAGTTCCCACATGGAACTAGAGGGGTACAAAAGGCTACATCAGAAGCTGACAAATGAAGATTTGACAATAGGAAGGTTAGTGACGGATCGGCATCGCCAGCTGGCAAAGTACGTCCGGGAAACATCACCTGGTATCGTCCATGTCCATGATGTATGGCATGTGGCCAAAG GTGTCACAAAGAAAGTCCATGGGCTGTCCAAGAAGAAAGGATGTGATGTGATGGGTGACTGGGAGCAAAGTGTGAACAACCACATGTATTGGGTTGCCTCGTCAACACCAGAAGAAGAACCTGAGCTACGTGAGGCCAAATGGACTTCCTTGGCTAACCACATTCAGAATGTCCATGAAGGACATAGTGATGTGTTTCCCCGTTGTCTCCATGGTGACCTTGATGCAGGCAGGCGTAAGAGATGGCTAAAGCCAG GTACCATGGTTTCTGAGAAGTTTGAAACAATCATTACTAGCAAAACATTGATCAAAGATGTGAAGAAGATGTCCAATGTGGAGCAAACATCTTATGTAGAGTCATTTCATGCTCTCATCAACCAATTTGCACCAAAGATGAAGGCTTACAAATATCATGGTATGATTTGCAG ATTACACCTTGCTGCTATTCATTTCAACACCAACATTGAACGCCCACAAGCAACAACGAGAGCTGGTAAAAAATGCTACAAACTTAAGAAGCCTAAATACAAACCTGGCAAGGCAATTGTAAGTGCCTTCAAGGGACCACAGGACTATG GCTATGTAGCTGAGCTTCTGAGTGAAGTAGCAAAGAGATCGAAAGACTACAAGGGGAAACGAGACAGAAAGAACTCTCCACCACCACTTACCAGCAGATTCACCTACCCAAGCAAGGATGAAGTTATCAAGCGACACAAGAGTCGGTTTAATCTCCCGAAGGAATGA
- the LOC129278654 gene encoding uncharacterized protein LOC129278654, with protein MPSSDSSDVDSGSEYSFTDSSDSGSSSGDEIEGIVPYRFEPEAGSDEEEVEEVVVDNLRQERLENNFWCSCSGDCAPMPIVRECVCCKEIPEVVHKMDSFNGGELDCITNHPGFEGVCLNPWVLETAYFHYRQQYGGGGRNDATENEKNRHVAYRQLARWCWGFLGRAVRVPLPSCAVRVIRDTFPSEVYRGFQEL; from the exons ATGCCATCATCGGATTCATCAGACGTTGATTCAGGGTCTGAGTACTCGTTTACTGACTCATCAGATTCTGGTAGCAGTTCAGGCGATGAAATTGAGGGGATTGTACCTTACAGATTCGAGCCGGAGGCAGGATCAGATGAGGAGGAGGTGGAAGAAGTTGTAGTCGACAACCTACGTCAAGAGAGACTTGAAAACAATTTCTG GTGTTCATGCAGTGGGGACTGTGCACCAATGCCCATCGTCCGGGAGTGTGTTTGCTGTAAAGAGATCCCAGAGGTTGTCCATAAGATGGATTCTTTCAACGGTGGTGAACTTGATTGCATCACAAACCATCCAGGCTTTGAGGGGGTTTGTCTCAACCCCTGGGTCCTGGAGACGGCCTATTTCCACTACCGGCAGCAGTATGGAGGAGGAGGTCGCAATGATGCGACAGAGAATGA GAAGAACCGTCATGTGGCTTATCGTCAACTTGCCCGCTGGTGCTGGGGTTTCCTGGGACGAGCAGTAAGGGTCCCCCTTCCATCGTGCGCCGTGAGAGTAATCAGGGATACCTTCCCATCAGAAGTCTACCGTGGCTTCCAGGAGCTATGA